The Methanoculleus sp. SDB genome contains the following window.
GACAATTTCCTGTCCCCGGGTAATATGGGGGAGTTTTCCGCATACGGGACAGACATAGCGTTCTGTTCCCTCATAGCCGCAGTCGCAGCGTGTTTCTGCCGGAACATTCCGGCATTCGAGGACTGTTTCCGCAAAGAGATGATCCTCTTCGCCGAATGTTCCGAAAAGGAATACGACCTGCTCGGGATTGATCATAGACATCTCGCCGACGTCCACGTACACTTTCTTGACTTCGGTTGCCCCGTGTTCGAGGGCGGCACGGCGAGCCGTCGCATAGATATCGTATGCGATGCTGTACTCGTGCATTACTCCTCCATCGCAGCGTAGACCTGCCGGAAGATCTCGCGGGTCTGGAGCGCCTCTTCCCTGCTCAGTTTCTGGATGGCAAATCCCACGTGGACAAGGACAAATTCCCCTACCTCGACATCAACGAGATCCAGGCGAACTTCCTGCTGCAGGTCACCGTAGTCGACGACGCCGATATTTCCCTCTTTTATTTCCAGCACTTCAGCCGGCACTGCGATGCACATCGTATCTAACTCCCGCTTCCACAATTTTTCGAAAGCACACCTGAAAAGACTGCCTGTTTGAAACCGGTTGCCGGGCCCGAATTCCCGGCTGAGCAGCTGTCAGGGTGCCTGTTTGCAGTACTTCTCTTTTTGGGAAGGGTAAATATCTATGTTCGCAGGCAAGGAGGCCCTCAGATACGGATGAAACAGCGCTGTATCCATTACATCGCCCCGCAGCGTGCTCCCTTCCATCTTTCTCACGCCCCGGGGAAGGAACGGCTGCGCCCGGTGCTCCCTGCTCAGCGTTCTGCGACCACGACGCCGTACAGCCCTTTTAAATACGGCCACCGGATCCGTCCGAAGCCCGCGGCCTCCAGCATTGTCAGAAACATCTCCCGGGTGGGAATTCGTCCCCGGGCACCGTCCCATGATGTCAGCTCTCGTCTGATCTCCGCGGCGTCGAGGCCGGCATTCCGCATGAACCTCTCCCAGTCGGCGATGAACTGCATCTCCTCTTCCCTTCTTTCGGGCCTGAAGACGCAGCCGGTGACGAAGACGCCGCCGGGGCGAAGCACGTCATATGCCCGCGTGATCGTCGCCTGCCGTTCCTCCGGGTCAAGTGCGATGAGACAGAAGGCACTCACCACGGCGTCGTAGGGGCCAGCGGGCCACGGACCCCTGATATCACCCCCGATAAAAGAG
Protein-coding sequences here:
- a CDS encoding hydrogenase expression protein; the protein is MHEYSIAYDIYATARRAALEHGATEVKKVYVDVGEMSMINPEQVVFLFGTFGEEDHLFAETVLECRNVPAETRCDCGYEGTERYVCPVCGKLPHITRGQEIVVTNIEIEVDEA
- a CDS encoding hydrogenase → MCIAVPAEVLEIKEGNIGVVDYGDLQQEVRLDLVDVEVGEFVLVHVGFAIQKLSREEALQTREIFRQVYAAMEE